One stretch of candidate division KSB1 bacterium DNA includes these proteins:
- a CDS encoding tagaturonate reductase (catalyzes the formation of D-tagaturonate from D-altronate), translated as FFFDLWKAFEQNKDFATLTQQVLKNDEFWGRDLNEIPGLSDVVCRHVETILAKGMAGALNDLL; from the coding sequence CTTTTTTCTTTGATCTCTGGAAAGCATTTGAGCAGAATAAAGACTTTGCAACTCTGACCCAGCAGGTATTAAAAAATGATGAATTCTGGGGTAGAGATTTGAATGAAATCCCTGGTTTGAGCGACGTTGTCTGCCGGCATGTTGAAACGATTCTTGCAAAGGGGATGGCAGGTGCGCTTAACGATTTGCTGTAA
- the eda gene encoding bifunctional 4-hydroxy-2-oxoglutarate aldolase/2-dehydro-3-deoxy-phosphogluconate aldolase yields MSRIEIVKQMLDCGAVAVIRMSDSQKLMKVAEAVCKGGIPFLEITMTTPGALQVIEACAKKMGDEILVGVGSVLDAETARLAILAGAQYVVSPILNPEVIRMAHRYDVPAIPGAFTPTEILQAHEQGADIVKVFPADVVGMAFFKAVKAPLPQVNLMPTGGVSLTNAGDWIKAGACAVGVGSALLDKKAIADENYPVLTENARILRKSILEGRK; encoded by the coding sequence ATGTCTCGAATTGAAATTGTCAAACAAATGCTCGACTGCGGTGCGGTCGCCGTCATTCGCATGAGCGACTCGCAGAAACTCATGAAAGTGGCCGAAGCCGTCTGCAAAGGCGGCATTCCTTTTTTGGAGATTACCATGACCACACCGGGCGCGCTTCAGGTGATCGAAGCTTGTGCGAAGAAGATGGGAGACGAGATTTTAGTCGGCGTCGGTTCTGTTCTTGACGCCGAAACCGCACGGTTGGCCATCCTTGCCGGCGCACAGTACGTGGTGAGCCCCATCTTGAATCCGGAAGTCATCCGAATGGCGCATCGCTATGACGTCCCGGCGATCCCCGGGGCCTTTACTCCAACGGAGATTTTACAAGCGCATGAACAAGGAGCGGATATCGTCAAAGTGTTCCCCGCCGATGTCGTCGGGATGGCCTTCTTTAAGGCCGTTAAAGCCCCGCTGCCGCAGGTTAACCTAATGCCTACGGGCGGCGTTTCTTTAACAAACGCCGGAGACTGGATAAAAGCCGGCGCCTGCGCGGTTGGCGTGGGCAGCGCGCTGTTAGACAAAAAGGCAATCGCGGATGAAAACTACCCTGTATTAACTGAGAATGCAAGAATCTTGCGCAAAAGTATTTTGGAGGGACGTAAATAG